The Apium graveolens cultivar Ventura chromosome 6, ASM990537v1, whole genome shotgun sequence genome contains a region encoding:
- the LOC141666785 gene encoding auxin-induced protein 15A-like — protein sequence MGIRMPSIPHVKKILLGSSFATKAVVDVPKGYLAIYVGENQRKRFVIPISYLSEPAFQDLLSRAQEEFGFDHPEGGLTIPCTEDIFTDLMSRF from the coding sequence ATGGGTATCCGAATGCCTAGTATTCCTCATGTAAAGAAAATTCTTCTGGGGTCTTCTTTCGCAACTAAAGCAGTTGTAGACGTCCCAAAGGGCTACTTGGCAATTTATGTTGGGGAGAACCAAAGAAAAAGATTTGTCATCCCAATTTCATACTTGAGTGAGCCTGCCTTTCAAGACTTGTTAAGCCGAGCTCAGGAAGAATTCGGGTTTGATCATCCAGAGGGTGGTCTTACAATCCCCTGCACAGAAGATATCTTTACAGATCTCATGTCAAGATTTTGA
- the LOC141666784 gene encoding auxin-responsive protein SAUR22-like — translation MGIRVPRVSNIKQILNRQFSFTNLDRITNVPKGCMAVYVGENQRRRFVVPVSYLNEPTFQDLLRQAEEEFGFSHPEGGLTIPCREDTFIDLLNRI, via the coding sequence ATGGGTATCCGTGTGCCTCGTGTCAGTAATATCAAGCAAATTCTCAACCGACAGTTTTCCTTCACAAATCTTGATCGTATTACAAATGTTCCTAAGGGGTGCATGGCAGTTTATGTTGGGGAGAACCAAAGAAGAAGATTTGTAGTTCCGGTTTCATATTTAAATGAGCCAACATTTCAAGACCTGTTAAGACAAGCCGAGGAAGAATTCGGGTTTAGTCATCCAGAAGGTGGCCTCACAATCCCATGCAGAGAAGACACCTTCATTGATCTCTTGAACCGGATATAA